In the Leifsonia sp. 466MF genome, one interval contains:
- a CDS encoding MFS transporter — protein MTSEKTSAQRRAAVVIGTTAGLIGWLALVELTSGILQGYYVPLISDIVKHLGIHDADYNWFEAAQLLVSALVVPVLAKLGDMFGHKRILLIATAVTALSTWWLAFAGDFTTYLLAFALQGFYVVWLPLEVALIFDRGRRTGTAASGTRRAAGLLVVALEAGAIVGAVGAGLLFEALGGDVTLTLLVPAVAVTLVFFAILFGVPESEPVPGRSLDGVGFSLLALGLLLITSGLTFLRLNGVGTWWVWVLIAVGVLAFLPFGRWELRQADPAIDLRVLRRPTMWPVQLTAGLIGISLLGAQAPLSTYAGTDPANGYGLGLSAGQRSILIGAYLISMIVGALLFPLVSSWLTPRVTLIGAAFLVAIGYLMFLPFHLQTWEVFTNMAIAGIGSGALVGALPAAAAAAAPRGQTGVATALTNTTKTIGGSFASAVFGVVLLAGAATVTATAASLFGYMLVWTICGLGALVAAVLLFFVPRLAFADPEPALE, from the coding sequence ATGACTTCGGAGAAGACGTCGGCCCAACGCCGGGCGGCGGTCGTGATCGGCACCACGGCGGGCCTGATCGGCTGGCTCGCCCTCGTCGAGCTGACCAGCGGCATCCTGCAGGGGTACTACGTCCCGCTGATCTCCGACATCGTGAAGCATCTCGGCATCCACGACGCCGACTACAACTGGTTCGAGGCCGCCCAGCTGCTCGTCTCCGCCCTGGTGGTGCCCGTGCTGGCGAAGCTCGGCGACATGTTCGGGCACAAGCGGATCCTGCTCATCGCCACCGCCGTTACCGCCCTCTCGACGTGGTGGCTCGCCTTCGCGGGCGACTTCACGACCTATCTGCTGGCGTTCGCGCTGCAGGGCTTCTATGTGGTCTGGCTTCCGCTGGAGGTCGCCCTGATCTTCGACCGTGGACGCCGCACCGGGACGGCCGCGTCGGGCACGCGACGGGCGGCCGGTCTGCTCGTCGTCGCCCTGGAGGCCGGGGCGATCGTCGGCGCGGTGGGCGCCGGACTGCTCTTCGAGGCGCTCGGCGGGGATGTGACGCTCACCCTCCTGGTGCCGGCGGTGGCGGTCACGCTCGTATTCTTCGCGATCCTCTTCGGCGTTCCCGAGTCTGAGCCCGTCCCCGGCCGCAGCCTCGACGGCGTCGGCTTCAGCCTGCTGGCGCTCGGCCTGCTGCTGATCACCTCCGGGCTCACGTTCCTCCGCCTCAACGGGGTCGGGACGTGGTGGGTGTGGGTGCTCATCGCCGTCGGCGTGCTCGCGTTCCTCCCGTTCGGGCGCTGGGAGCTGCGCCAGGCCGACCCCGCCATCGACCTGCGCGTCCTCCGGCGCCCCACCATGTGGCCGGTGCAGCTCACCGCCGGCCTGATCGGGATCAGCCTCCTCGGCGCGCAGGCGCCGCTCAGCACGTATGCGGGCACGGATCCGGCGAACGGCTACGGGCTCGGGCTCTCGGCCGGCCAGCGCAGCATCCTGATCGGCGCGTACCTCATCTCGATGATCGTCGGAGCGCTGCTGTTCCCGCTCGTGTCGTCCTGGCTGACGCCGCGGGTGACCCTGATCGGCGCCGCCTTCCTCGTGGCGATCGGGTACCTGATGTTCCTGCCGTTCCACCTCCAGACCTGGGAGGTGTTCACCAACATGGCGATCGCCGGAATCGGCTCCGGAGCGCTCGTCGGCGCGCTCCCCGCCGCAGCCGCGGCCGCCGCACCGCGCGGGCAGACCGGCGTCGCCACCGCCCTGACGAACACCACCAAGACCATCGGCGGATCGTTCGCATCCGCCGTCTTCGGCGTCGTGCTGCTCGCCGGCGCCGCCACCGTGACGGCCACGGCCGCCAGCCTCTTCGGCTACATGCTCGTCTGGACCATCTGCGGCCTCGGCGCTCTCGTCGCCGCGGTGCTCCTCTTCTTCGTGCCGCGGCTCGCGTTCGCGGATCCCGAACCCGCCCTGGAGTGA
- a CDS encoding aminoglycoside adenylyltransferase domain-containing protein — MSEQQLPPAVADALTAFLLEQRRLAPGLVSRAIVTGSAVAGDWHPGVSDIDVVFVVTRDPVDDLPALAELHASSQPHIDGVYLTESEIARGPDVVQTAPQVVEGVLVSALAGAQLSWITWRELESGVQGIVDGGDVIWSPVADRHPQTAEGVVAFSRDNLLDYWQRIGDGLEAELADRPDDGPVRAETVRWVALGPIRLVATIETGEVLSKTAAAAFAAERWPEHAELLERAVRDRAGERQEFTVRDARQAIQLLRACVAVTDG; from the coding sequence ATGTCCGAGCAGCAGCTCCCGCCCGCCGTCGCCGACGCGCTCACCGCGTTCCTCCTGGAGCAGAGACGCCTCGCGCCCGGACTCGTGAGCCGCGCGATCGTCACCGGATCCGCTGTGGCCGGGGACTGGCATCCGGGGGTCAGCGACATCGATGTGGTGTTCGTGGTCACCCGCGACCCGGTCGACGACCTGCCCGCCCTCGCGGAGCTTCACGCCTCCTCCCAGCCGCACATCGACGGCGTCTACCTGACCGAGTCGGAGATCGCACGCGGGCCGGATGTGGTCCAGACCGCTCCCCAGGTGGTCGAAGGCGTGCTGGTCTCCGCGCTCGCGGGCGCGCAGCTCAGCTGGATCACCTGGCGGGAGCTGGAGTCTGGCGTTCAGGGCATCGTCGACGGCGGCGACGTCATCTGGTCGCCGGTCGCCGACCGCCACCCGCAGACCGCGGAGGGGGTCGTCGCGTTCTCGCGCGACAACCTGCTCGACTACTGGCAGCGGATCGGCGACGGCCTTGAAGCCGAGCTCGCCGACAGGCCGGACGACGGCCCCGTGCGCGCGGAGACCGTGCGCTGGGTGGCGCTCGGCCCCATCCGGCTGGTCGCCACCATCGAGACGGGCGAGGTGCTCTCGAAGACCGCCGCTGCCGCGTTCGCCGCCGAACGCTGGCCGGAGCACGCCGAGCTGCTGGAGCGGGCGGTGCGCGACCGGGCGGGCGAGCGTCAGGAATTCACGGTGCGGGACGCGCGCCAGGCCATCCAGCTGCTGCGGGCGTGCGTGGCCGTCACCGACGGCTGA
- a CDS encoding potassium channel family protein — MTDEDDAKRLRWERATAWPGIAASALFLVAYSWNILDESQSTAVHATLIVVLVAVWLFFLIDYVMRLLLAKHKREFVRRNPVDLLSVFIPMARPFRLLTGLRHLNGLQGNSGSHLRRRIVIIASSFIVMFIYVIALAEFQAERYAQGSNIRSFGDAVWWACVTMATVGYGDYYPVTIPGRVLAVVLMIGGVAIVGTASATIVSYLNDRTQHLRRHEPRQDDAHPGPEEQNDAPR, encoded by the coding sequence ATGACCGACGAGGACGACGCGAAGCGCCTCCGCTGGGAGCGCGCGACCGCCTGGCCCGGAATCGCCGCCAGCGCGCTCTTCCTCGTCGCCTACTCCTGGAACATCCTGGACGAGTCCCAATCGACCGCCGTGCACGCGACACTGATCGTGGTGCTCGTTGCGGTGTGGCTGTTCTTCTTGATCGACTACGTGATGCGCCTGCTGCTTGCCAAGCACAAGCGAGAGTTCGTCCGCCGCAATCCGGTCGACTTGCTGTCGGTGTTCATCCCGATGGCGCGACCCTTCCGCCTGCTGACCGGGCTACGCCATCTGAACGGGCTGCAGGGCAACAGCGGGTCTCACCTGCGGCGTCGCATCGTCATCATCGCATCGAGCTTCATCGTCATGTTCATCTATGTCATCGCGCTGGCCGAGTTTCAAGCCGAGCGCTACGCGCAGGGATCGAACATCCGCTCCTTCGGCGACGCGGTGTGGTGGGCGTGCGTGACCATGGCGACGGTCGGTTACGGGGACTACTACCCGGTCACCATCCCGGGCCGGGTCCTCGCGGTCGTCCTCATGATCGGCGGCGTCGCGATCGTCGGAACCGCGAGCGCGACGATCGTCAGCTACCTGAACGACCGCACGCAGCACCTGCGCCGCCACGAGCCGCGGCAGGACGACGCGCATCCTGGCCCGGAGGAGCAGAACGACGCCCCGCGCTGA
- a CDS encoding SDR family oxidoreductase: protein MSRRVVVTGASSGIGAATVRAFRSEGWDVVAVARREDRLRALADETGAEFVVADLTKQDDVDALRDHLASTGGIHALVNNAGGAHGLDSVEASSVDDWVWMYEINVIGTKRVISALLPLLRDGATETGHADIAVVTSIAGLTTYVGGGGYNAAKFAEHALTEVLRLELNGEPIRVVEIAPGMVATEEFSLVRFGGDKARRDAVYEDVPEPLSAEDVADTIVHALTRPRHVDLDLIVVKPVAQAAPYRLHKGELTVRG from the coding sequence ATGAGCAGACGTGTGGTCGTGACGGGAGCGAGTTCGGGCATCGGGGCGGCGACGGTCCGCGCCTTCCGCAGCGAGGGCTGGGACGTGGTGGCGGTGGCCCGCCGGGAGGACCGCCTGCGGGCGCTGGCCGACGAGACCGGCGCCGAATTCGTTGTCGCCGACCTGACGAAGCAGGATGACGTGGATGCGCTCCGCGACCACTTGGCGTCGACCGGCGGCATCCACGCGCTCGTCAACAACGCGGGAGGCGCGCACGGGCTCGACTCCGTTGAGGCCTCCAGCGTCGACGACTGGGTGTGGATGTATGAGATCAACGTCATCGGCACGAAGCGGGTCATCTCCGCCCTCCTCCCGCTGCTGCGGGACGGCGCGACCGAGACGGGCCACGCGGACATCGCGGTCGTCACCTCCATCGCCGGCCTGACCACGTACGTGGGCGGCGGCGGGTACAACGCCGCGAAGTTCGCCGAGCACGCCCTCACCGAGGTGCTGCGGCTGGAGCTGAACGGCGAGCCGATCCGCGTCGTCGAGATCGCGCCGGGGATGGTGGCGACGGAGGAGTTCTCGCTGGTCCGTTTCGGCGGCGACAAGGCCAGGAGGGACGCGGTCTACGAGGATGTGCCCGAGCCGCTCTCGGCCGAGGACGTCGCCGACACGATCGTCCACGCGCTCACCCGCCCCCGCCACGTCGACCTCGACCTGATCGTGGTCAAGCCGGTCGCCCAGGCGGCGCCGTACCGGCTGCACAAGGGCGAGCTGACGGTCCGCGGCTGA